Proteins found in one Hevea brasiliensis isolate MT/VB/25A 57/8 chromosome 18, ASM3005281v1, whole genome shotgun sequence genomic segment:
- the LOC110662872 gene encoding uncharacterized protein LOC110662872 — protein sequence MDGGEGWRVISCAPGAQDKTIINPIMLRFRPIAPKPATDGWKPENKNGLVTSVRTKRKYVRVKKTNEYYKRRKRKSSDLERAGREDDSNEKLFTLQLLPEKTDLKKNSPLVKGSSSGVDRTDRKDQVQEHTDPSVLFESRTQVTGDLSSLAFADRTAAMAEKRVIETWVTVESVTDTCMEVADGLGCTDMEKMNNLNRDTCPGFISDGRSRVEWVNEAYRRMVMVRPENTDGPYSSVEEIITVRLVMKEKILPYLYYPTFTCWVRLQYTWPKEKFSQMVPCDVWKMESGGFAWRLDVKAALSLGL from the coding sequence ATGGATGGCGGGGAAGGGTGGCGCGTGATATCATGCGCCCCTGGTGCTCAGGATAAGACGATAATCAACCCGATAATGCTCAGATTCAGGCCGATTGCTCCCAAACCAGCAACCGACGGCTGGAAGCCAGAGAACAAGAACGGTTTGGTTACTAGCGTAAGGACGAAGAGAAAGTATGTTAGGGTTAAGAAGACAAACGAATACtacaaaagaagaaaaaggaaatcaTCAGATCTAGAAAGAGCTGGTAGAGAAGATGATTCAAACGAGAAGCTTTTCACGCTCCAGTTACTACCAGAGAAAACTGATCTAAAAAAAAATTCACCCCTAGTTAAAGGATCTAGCAGTGGTGTTGATCGTACCGATAGAAAAGATCAGGTGCAAGAGCATACGGATCCTTCCGTGTTGTTTGAGTCCAGAACACAGGTAACCGGTGATCTGAGTTCCCTTGCCTTTGCAGATCGGACGGCTGCGATGGCAGAGAAGAGAGTAATAGAGACGTGGGTGACGGTGGAGAGCGTGACAGACACGTGCATGGAAGTGGCGGACGGGTTAGGGTGTACGGACATGGAGAAAATGAATAATCTGAACAGGGACACGTGTCCGGGGTTTATATCGGATGGTAGAAGCAGAGTAGAGTGGGTGAACGAAGCATACAGAAGGATGGTGATGGTGAGACCGGAAAATACCGACGGGCCGTACTCGTCGGTGGAAGAGATCATTACGGTGAGGCTGGTGATGAAAGAGAAAATATTGCCATATCTGTACTACCCAACGTTTACGTGCTGGGTTAGGTTACAGTACACGTGGCCGAAGGAGAAGTTCTCACAAATGGTTCCGTGTGATGTGTGGAAGATGGAATCTGGTGGGTTTGCATGGAGGCTAGACGTTAAGGCAGCTCTAAGTTTGGGTCTTTGA